In Deinococcus carri, one DNA window encodes the following:
- a CDS encoding KGG domain-containing protein, with product MTGEQRDTSRRRGFAAMDPVRQREIASQGGRAAHRSGNAHQFTSEEAREAGRKGGQAAHRTRSGTAES from the coding sequence ATGACGGGAGAACAGAGAGACACCAGCCGCAGAAGAGGCTTTGCCGCGATGGACCCGGTTCGTCAGCGCGAGATCGCCAGCCAGGGGGGGCGGGCAGCCCACCGCAGCGGCAACGCCCACCAGTTCACGTCCGAGGAAGCGCGCGAGGCCGGACGCAAGGGCGGCCAGGCGGCCCACCGGACACGCAGCGGCACAGCCGAGAGCTGA
- a CDS encoding SDR family oxidoreductase has protein sequence MVKLKPLNEQVMVLTGASSGIGLSTARMAARQGVRLVLAARSEQALRQLTQEIVDGGGQAVFAVADVSREEDVERIAELARATYGGFDTWVNNAGVGMYGELMDLSVEDMRRLFDINFWGVVYGSRAAVRGLRERGGALINMGSVTSEQTIPLQALYSASKHAVKGFTDGLRMELDHDGVPVAVTLIKPGPIDTPFPLNARNYLDAEPQHVPPVYAPETVARAVLHAATTPTRETYVGGGGKGIAASGEFAPHATEQALAAVAIPRTHSDKPPLPPGRSILYHASERLEERGDYPGMVQSVSLYTEAANHRKWLGAGLIGAGLAAALWRRSQRD, from the coding sequence ATGGTCAAACTCAAACCCCTGAACGAGCAGGTGATGGTGCTGACGGGCGCGTCGAGCGGCATAGGCCTGTCGACTGCGCGGATGGCGGCCCGGCAGGGCGTGCGGCTGGTGCTGGCAGCACGCAGCGAGCAGGCCCTGCGGCAGCTCACGCAGGAGATCGTGGACGGCGGCGGGCAGGCGGTCTTTGCCGTGGCCGACGTGAGCCGCGAGGAAGACGTGGAGCGCATCGCGGAACTGGCGCGGGCCACCTACGGCGGCTTCGACACCTGGGTGAACAACGCGGGCGTCGGCATGTACGGCGAGCTGATGGACCTCTCGGTCGAGGACATGCGCCGCCTCTTCGACATCAATTTCTGGGGCGTGGTGTACGGCTCGCGGGCGGCGGTGCGGGGCCTGCGCGAGCGGGGTGGGGCGCTGATCAACATGGGCAGCGTGACCTCCGAGCAGACCATTCCGCTGCAAGCTCTGTATTCGGCCTCCAAACATGCCGTCAAGGGCTTCACCGACGGCCTGCGGATGGAGCTGGACCATGACGGCGTGCCGGTCGCGGTCACGCTGATCAAACCCGGCCCCATCGACACCCCCTTTCCGCTCAACGCCCGCAACTACCTGGACGCCGAACCGCAGCATGTGCCGCCGGTCTACGCCCCGGAAACGGTGGCGCGGGCTGTCCTGCACGCGGCCACCACGCCTACCCGCGAAACGTATGTGGGCGGCGGGGGCAAGGGCATCGCGGCCTCGGGCGAATTCGCGCCGCACGCCACCGAGCAGGCGCTGGCGGCGGTGGCGATTCCGCGCACCCACAGCGACAAGCCACCGCTGCCGCCGGGCCGCAGCATCCTCTACCACGCCTCCGAGCGGCTGGAGGAGCGCGGCGATTATCCCGGCATGGTGCAGTCGGTGAGCCTGTACACCGAGGCCGCCAACCACCGCAAATGGCTGGGGGCGGGCCTGATCGGGGCAGGGCTGGCGGCGGCCCTCTGGCGCAGAAGTCAGCGCGACTGA
- a CDS encoding ATP-binding protein, whose amino-acid sequence MNPDLSLSFQPGAQTLLDGLLDPLFVVDGQWRYTYVNPPAAALVGRPPEDLLGRVLWSCFPGMRPGALDPDLESEFRRVMQTRQGQQFELSSPALALWAEVWAFPQGDGLAVHFRNVRESKLTEARRGALLEMTLTLASAGCAQDAVQAVLRLSEAALGASGGTVWRQEEDGLVPWQSVGDGEWPAQAPPLAGVLAQPDGLFLPLGTLTLAAVPLGLGEQAYGVLTLRFGGGWPLGAAERGFVRLLAAQLAQTLDRLQAAETSARALAELGQERARLSAILDQLPAAVWIAELPEGRIITGNRAIERILGVPFVASQGIGEYSEYLGFHPDGRRYQGHEWPLARTVLTGECVENEEIEMQRVDGTRSFVQYSSALIRDERGDPDLAVVTGVDVSELRELRHRLEQRVETRTRDLLRRNEELAAETAALQAFANFTELVGQETERGVLTRAAASVLQHALGEGSTGYYERAGDLWKQGPWAGDMTPGTLAAAQEGFPAELPLFAQPATTQQPLFVEDWRSSDHALAPHTPEYGAIGIYPVTVQGHTVGQLAAGLREKTRWNERDRAVFRAVGRALSLAAERVELAQMLSVQKDELAARTSALEAFAELGRDLGLHSDPQRLVRRAQEILLARLPAGYALYSEPEEDSWHVRAQVGELGSAAWQAEVEAGLPADTPHLAVPWQSGEPLYQTAGEEPGLDTLPHIAARAALPVRVGGAPRGVLVVALFRQEAGGARPWTRTERVILETVTQSLGLALERAEGQRALAAQQRQLEQANHDLEAFASTVSHDLRAPVRHMGSFAGMLRRVVPEDARALRYVDVIEQSAARMNTLIESLLTFARLGTGELQKTDVSLNALVEAVRAELASETGERQIDWRVGPLPVVRGDVTLLRQVVQNLLGNAVKYSRTRDTAVLEVWGETAGHEHRIHVRDNGVGFEPAQHERLFEIFKRLHRPEDFEGEGVGLASVQRIVARHGGRVWAEGRPSEGATFTFTLPVA is encoded by the coding sequence GTGAACCCCGATCTTTCCCTCTCTTTCCAGCCCGGTGCCCAGACCCTCCTTGACGGTCTGCTCGACCCGCTGTTCGTGGTGGACGGCCAGTGGCGCTACACCTATGTCAATCCACCGGCCGCCGCACTGGTGGGCCGGCCGCCGGAGGACCTGCTGGGACGGGTCCTCTGGTCCTGTTTTCCGGGTATGCGGCCGGGGGCGCTCGACCCTGACCTGGAAAGCGAGTTCCGCCGGGTGATGCAGACACGGCAGGGGCAGCAGTTCGAGCTGTCGTCCCCGGCCCTGGCGCTGTGGGCAGAGGTGTGGGCCTTTCCGCAGGGAGACGGCCTCGCCGTTCATTTTCGGAACGTCCGGGAGAGCAAGCTGACCGAGGCCCGCCGCGGGGCACTGCTGGAGATGACGTTGACCCTCGCCTCGGCAGGCTGCGCGCAGGACGCGGTGCAGGCGGTGCTGCGGCTGAGCGAGGCCGCGCTGGGGGCCAGCGGCGGAACCGTGTGGCGGCAGGAGGAGGATGGGCTGGTTCCCTGGCAGAGTGTGGGAGACGGGGAGTGGCCCGCCCAGGCTCCCCCGCTCGCCGGGGTGCTGGCGCAGCCGGACGGCCTGTTTCTGCCCCTGGGAACGCTGACGCTCGCGGCCGTGCCCCTGGGCCTGGGAGAGCAGGCGTATGGCGTGTTGACCCTGCGCTTCGGCGGTGGGTGGCCCCTGGGCGCGGCGGAACGGGGCTTTGTGCGGCTCCTGGCCGCCCAGCTTGCCCAGACGCTGGACCGACTTCAGGCGGCCGAGACGAGCGCGCGGGCGCTGGCCGAGCTGGGGCAGGAACGGGCGCGGCTCTCGGCCATCCTCGACCAGCTTCCCGCCGCCGTGTGGATCGCGGAACTGCCGGAGGGCCGCATCATCACGGGGAACCGGGCGATCGAGCGGATTCTGGGGGTGCCGTTCGTCGCCAGCCAGGGCATCGGCGAGTACAGCGAGTATCTGGGCTTTCACCCGGACGGACGGCGCTACCAGGGCCACGAATGGCCGCTGGCACGCACGGTCCTCACCGGCGAGTGCGTCGAGAACGAGGAAATCGAGATGCAGCGCGTGGATGGCACCCGCAGCTTCGTGCAGTATTCCTCGGCGCTCATCCGCGACGAGCGGGGCGACCCCGACCTCGCCGTGGTGACGGGCGTGGACGTGTCCGAACTGCGGGAGCTGCGGCACCGCCTGGAACAGCGGGTGGAGACGCGCACCCGCGACCTGCTGCGGCGCAACGAGGAGCTGGCGGCCGAGACGGCGGCCCTCCAGGCCTTTGCCAACTTTACCGAGCTGGTGGGGCAGGAGACGGAGCGCGGCGTGCTGACGCGGGCGGCGGCGAGCGTGCTGCAACACGCCCTGGGTGAGGGCAGCACCGGATATTACGAACGCGCGGGCGACCTCTGGAAGCAGGGACCCTGGGCGGGCGACATGACCCCCGGCACCCTGGCGGCGGCACAGGAGGGCTTCCCGGCCGAGCTGCCGCTGTTTGCCCAGCCCGCCACCACCCAGCAGCCGCTGTTCGTGGAGGACTGGCGTTCGTCCGATCATGCGCTGGCCCCCCATACACCGGAATACGGGGCCATCGGCATCTATCCCGTGACGGTGCAGGGCCACACCGTGGGGCAGCTCGCGGCGGGCCTGCGCGAGAAGACGCGCTGGAACGAGCGCGACCGGGCCGTGTTCCGCGCGGTGGGGCGCGCCCTGAGCCTCGCGGCGGAGCGGGTGGAACTGGCCCAGATGCTGAGCGTGCAAAAGGATGAGCTGGCCGCCCGCACCAGCGCCCTGGAAGCCTTTGCGGAACTGGGCCGCGACCTGGGTCTGCACAGCGACCCCCAGCGGTTGGTGCGCCGCGCCCAGGAAATCCTGCTGGCCCGCCTGCCCGCCGGATACGCGCTCTACAGCGAACCCGAGGAGGACAGCTGGCACGTCCGGGCGCAGGTGGGTGAGCTGGGGAGCGCCGCGTGGCAGGCCGAGGTGGAGGCCGGTCTGCCCGCCGACACCCCCCACCTCGCTGTCCCCTGGCAGAGTGGGGAGCCGCTGTACCAGACCGCCGGGGAGGAGCCGGGGCTGGACACGCTTCCGCATATCGCTGCCAGGGCGGCCCTGCCCGTGCGGGTCGGGGGCGCGCCGCGCGGCGTACTGGTGGTCGCGCTGTTCCGGCAGGAGGCAGGCGGGGCGCGGCCCTGGACCCGGACCGAGCGGGTCATTCTCGAAACGGTGACGCAGAGCCTGGGGCTGGCGCTGGAGCGGGCCGAGGGCCAGCGGGCACTGGCGGCCCAGCAGCGGCAACTGGAACAGGCCAACCACGACCTCGAAGCCTTCGCCTCCACCGTCTCGCACGACCTGCGCGCCCCGGTGCGCCACATGGGCAGCTTCGCGGGAATGCTGCGCCGGGTGGTCCCAGAAGACGCCCGCGCCCTGCGCTACGTGGACGTGATCGAGCAGAGCGCCGCGCGAATGAACACCCTGATCGAGAGCCTCCTGACCTTTGCCCGCCTGGGCACCGGGGAACTCCAGAAGACCGACGTGTCCCTGAACGCTCTGGTGGAGGCGGTCCGGGCCGAGCTGGCCTCCGAGACGGGCGAGCGGCAGATCGACTGGCGGGTGGGGCCGCTCCCGGTCGTGCGGGGCGACGTGACCCTGCTGCGGCAGGTGGTCCAGAACCTGCTGGGCAACGCCGTGAAGTACTCGCGCACCCGCGACACGGCGGTCCTTGAGGTCTGGGGCGAAACGGCCGGACACGAACACCGCATTCACGTCCGCGACAACGGGGTGGGCTTCGAGCCGGCGCAGCACGAGCGCCTCTTCGAGATTTTCAAGCGCCTGCACCGCCCCGAGGATTTCGAGGGCGAGGGGGTCGGCCTCGCCAGTGTCCAGCGCATCGTGGCCCGGCACGGCGGGCGCGTCTGGGCCGAGGGCCGCCCCAGCGAGGGCGCGACCTTCACCTTCACGCTTCCGGTGGCGTAG
- a CDS encoding sugar-binding transcriptional regulator, with protein sequence MTDAVTDDQAAQAVQVARLYYHQGLTTDAIARELNLSRPKVSRLLTLARRTGLVEIRIHDPQAHPQSLEARLQARYPFLRAHVVSVPAGSPEDAWLERVAIATASLLGSVLRPGQTVGLAWGNTLDAVSRALQPRRISNLDFVQLNGSASALDFMSGFVTDTITRFARNYAGRAHLFPVPTFFDDPATKRAMWRERSVRHVLDLQARADVLLYSVGSREAHHPSHVYVSGALDPADLAQLDAEGVVGDIATVFYRADGSYGAIPLNERASGPPLSLMQQAPHAICVASGRGKVAALRAALAGRLMNTLITDEMTARALLLPGGPDAEE encoded by the coding sequence GTGACCGATGCCGTAACCGACGATCAGGCCGCGCAGGCCGTTCAGGTGGCCCGCCTGTACTACCACCAGGGCCTGACCACCGACGCCATCGCGCGGGAACTGAACCTGTCGCGGCCCAAGGTCAGCCGCCTGCTGACGCTCGCGCGGCGTACTGGCCTGGTCGAGATTCGGATTCACGACCCCCAGGCCCATCCCCAGAGTCTGGAGGCGCGCTTGCAGGCGCGCTATCCCTTCCTGCGCGCCCACGTCGTGAGCGTGCCGGCGGGCAGCCCCGAGGACGCCTGGCTGGAGCGGGTGGCGATTGCCACCGCCAGCCTGCTGGGCAGTGTGCTGCGGCCAGGCCAGACGGTCGGCCTGGCCTGGGGCAACACCCTCGACGCCGTGTCGCGTGCCCTCCAGCCCCGGCGCATCAGCAACCTGGACTTCGTGCAGCTCAACGGCAGCGCCAGCGCGCTGGACTTCATGAGCGGCTTCGTGACCGATACCATCACCCGCTTTGCCCGCAACTACGCGGGCCGAGCGCACCTGTTTCCCGTCCCCACCTTTTTCGACGACCCGGCCACCAAGCGGGCGATGTGGCGCGAGCGCAGCGTGAGGCACGTGCTGGACCTGCAAGCCCGCGCCGACGTGCTGCTGTACTCGGTCGGCAGCCGGGAGGCGCACCACCCCAGCCACGTGTACGTCTCGGGCGCGCTCGACCCGGCCGACCTGGCCCAGCTCGACGCCGAGGGCGTGGTGGGCGACATCGCCACCGTGTTCTACCGGGCCGACGGCAGCTACGGTGCGATTCCGCTCAACGAGCGCGCCAGCGGTCCTCCCCTCAGCCTGATGCAGCAGGCCCCGCACGCGATCTGCGTCGCCAGCGGGCGGGGCAAGGTCGCGGCCCTGCGTGCCGCCCTGGCCGGCCGCCTGATGAACACCCTCATCACCGACGAGATGACCGCCCGCGCCCTCCTGCTGCCCGGCGGGCCGGACGCGGAGGAGTAG
- a CDS encoding MIP/aquaporin family protein: MKFSVGQEFMAELLGTMVLILFGVGVVAMVVIFASTNPPIAGQVVNGGYTNITLGWGFAVLMGIFIAGTISGAHLNPAVTIALAATGRFPWAKVLPYIVAQFIGAFLGAAIVFAVYHAKWLGFDPELSRTAGVFSTFPAVPGFWPGFIDQVVGTALLMGLILAIGDKLNNAAGAAWGGLAVAFVVMAIGMSFGGMHGYAINPARDLGPRLFSVVAGFKNNGLTDGSGIWIVPVVGPIVGAIVGAFIYDLFIGRPLARAGEAAQGEQGVDPAFNLEQQR; encoded by the coding sequence ATGAAATTCAGTGTCGGTCAGGAGTTCATGGCGGAATTGCTGGGCACCATGGTGCTGATTCTCTTTGGAGTAGGCGTGGTGGCGATGGTGGTCATCTTTGCCAGCACCAACCCGCCGATTGCGGGCCAGGTCGTCAACGGCGGCTACACCAACATCACACTGGGGTGGGGCTTCGCGGTGCTGATGGGCATTTTTATCGCGGGCACCATCAGCGGCGCGCACCTCAACCCGGCCGTGACCATCGCGCTGGCGGCCACCGGGCGCTTTCCCTGGGCCAAGGTGCTGCCCTACATCGTCGCGCAGTTTATCGGCGCGTTTCTGGGCGCGGCTATCGTGTTCGCCGTGTACCACGCCAAATGGCTGGGCTTCGACCCCGAACTCTCCCGCACCGCCGGAGTCTTCAGCACCTTTCCGGCGGTGCCCGGCTTCTGGCCCGGCTTCATCGATCAGGTGGTGGGCACCGCGCTGCTGATGGGCCTGATCCTCGCCATCGGGGACAAGCTGAACAACGCGGCGGGGGCCGCCTGGGGCGGTCTGGCGGTCGCCTTTGTCGTGATGGCGATCGGCATGAGCTTCGGCGGCATGCACGGCTACGCCATCAACCCGGCGCGTGACCTGGGGCCGCGCCTCTTCAGCGTGGTGGCGGGCTTCAAGAACAACGGCCTGACCGACGGCAGCGGGATCTGGATCGTGCCCGTGGTCGGCCCCATCGTGGGGGCCATCGTGGGGGCCTTCATCTACGACCTCTTCATCGGCCGGCCTCTGGCCCGCGCCGGGGAAGCCGCCCAGGGTGAGCAGGGCGTGGACCCGGCCTTCAACCTGGAACAGCAGCGCTGA
- the glpK gene encoding glycerol kinase GlpK: MTQYILALDQGTTSSRAIVFDQGGNIRSVAQKEFRQYFPRPGWVEHDASEIWSTQSGVAQEAITRAGLRAGDIAAIGITNQRETVVVWDRQTGQPIHHAIVWQDRRTAGFCDSLRAQGLEATFQQKTGLIIDAYFSGTKVRWLLDNVEGARERAEKGELAFGTIDSWLVYNLTGGELHITDATNASRTLLYNIHTGDWDDELLQILGVPRALLPEVRNSSEVYGETAEGLLGSRIPIAGIAGDQQAATFGQACLERGMAKNTYGTGCFMLMNTAGEAVPSGNKLLTTVAWQLQGQRTYALEGSVFVAGAVVQWLRDGLGIIRSSSEVEALATSVDSSEGVFLVPAFVGLGAPYWDSYARGTIVGLTRGTTSAHIARAALEAIAYQSAELLTAMQQDSGAPLTELRVDGGASNNNLMMQFQADILGVPVVRPKVTETTALGAAYLAGLAVGYWAGPEAITEQWQVDRTFEPQMPEAERERLMARWRRAVERSRAWEEAEEAQA, encoded by the coding sequence ATGACCCAGTACATCCTCGCCCTCGACCAGGGCACTACCAGCAGCCGGGCCATCGTGTTCGATCAGGGCGGCAACATCCGCTCCGTGGCCCAGAAGGAGTTCCGGCAGTACTTTCCGCGGCCCGGCTGGGTGGAACATGACGCCAGCGAAATCTGGAGCACCCAGAGCGGGGTGGCGCAGGAAGCCATCACCCGCGCGGGCCTGCGGGCGGGCGACATCGCCGCCATCGGCATCACCAACCAGCGCGAGACGGTGGTGGTCTGGGACCGGCAGACGGGCCAGCCGATTCACCACGCGATCGTCTGGCAGGACCGCCGCACCGCGGGCTTCTGCGACAGCCTGCGGGCGCAGGGCCTGGAGGCCACCTTTCAGCAGAAGACCGGCCTGATCATCGACGCCTACTTCAGCGGCACCAAGGTGCGCTGGCTGCTCGACAACGTGGAGGGCGCGCGGGAGCGGGCCGAAAAGGGCGAGCTGGCCTTCGGGACCATCGACTCGTGGCTGGTCTACAACCTGACCGGGGGCGAACTGCACATCACCGACGCGACCAACGCCAGCCGCACCCTGCTCTACAACATCCACACCGGCGACTGGGACGACGAACTGCTCCAGATCCTGGGCGTGCCGCGCGCCCTGCTGCCCGAGGTCCGCAACAGCAGCGAGGTCTACGGCGAGACGGCGGAAGGCCTCCTGGGCAGCCGCATTCCCATCGCGGGGATCGCGGGGGACCAGCAGGCGGCCACCTTCGGGCAGGCCTGCCTGGAACGCGGCATGGCGAAAAACACCTACGGCACCGGCTGCTTCATGCTGATGAACACGGCAGGCGAGGCGGTGCCCAGCGGCAACAAGCTGCTGACGACCGTCGCGTGGCAGCTTCAGGGCCAGCGCACCTACGCCCTGGAAGGCAGCGTGTTCGTGGCGGGCGCGGTGGTGCAGTGGCTGCGCGACGGCCTGGGCATCATCCGCTCCAGCAGTGAGGTGGAGGCGCTGGCAACCAGCGTGGACTCGTCGGAAGGGGTATTTCTGGTGCCCGCCTTCGTGGGGCTGGGGGCACCGTACTGGGACAGCTACGCGCGCGGCACCATCGTCGGCCTGACGCGCGGCACCACCAGCGCGCACATCGCCCGCGCGGCGCTGGAAGCCATCGCCTACCAGTCGGCCGAGCTGCTGACCGCCATGCAGCAGGACAGCGGCGCACCCCTGACCGAACTGCGCGTGGACGGCGGCGCGAGCAACAACAACCTGATGATGCAGTTCCAGGCCGACATCCTGGGCGTGCCGGTCGTGCGCCCCAAGGTCACCGAGACGACCGCGCTGGGGGCCGCCTACCTGGCCGGGCTGGCGGTGGGCTACTGGGCCGGGCCAGAGGCCATCACCGAGCAGTGGCAGGTCGACCGCACCTTCGAGCCGCAGATGCCGGAGGCCGAGCGCGAGCGCCTGATGGCCCGCTGGCGCAGGGCCGTCGAGCGCAGCCGCGCCTGGGAGGAGGCCGAGGAGGCGCAGGCCTAG
- a CDS encoding glycerol-3-phosphate dehydrogenase/oxidase — MPQDPRSSRLAAATSPEPWDVLVIGGGASGLGTAVEAATRGHRTLLLEGHDYAKGTSSRSTKLVHGGVRYLAQGNVSLVREALHERGLLRKNAPHLVRDLGFVVPAYEWWAGPFYGIGLKLYDILAGKLNLGSSKYLSREAALERTPTLQPEGLMGGILYFDGQFDDARLAITLLRTLEDHGGVALNYAPVVGLLKEDGRVVGARFRDLETGQEHEVRARAVVNATGVWVDDIRRMEDPAAKPMLSPSQGAHVVVDRRFLPGDSAIMIPRTDDGRVLFAVPWHDHVVIGTTDTAVPGTSFEPRPLEEEIEFILGTAGRYMNPAPTRADVLSAYAGLRPLVSNEKTDGVGSTASLSRDHVIRISPGGLITLTGGKWTTYRRMGEDTVNRAEHLAGLPERLTITPGLHLHGWSEEPREDHWKVYGTDAERIQALSGADIRLHPELPYTEAELRWGVRHEEARTVEDLLARRTRALLLNARASIEAAPRAAAILAEELGKDEAWARAQVQAYRDLAQGYLL, encoded by the coding sequence ATGCCTCAAGACCCCCGCTCCTCCCGTCTGGCCGCCGCCACCTCGCCCGAACCCTGGGACGTTCTCGTGATCGGGGGGGGTGCGTCGGGGCTGGGGACCGCCGTGGAGGCGGCCACGCGCGGCCACCGCACCCTGCTGCTGGAAGGCCACGACTACGCCAAGGGCACCAGCAGCCGCAGCACCAAGCTCGTGCACGGCGGCGTGCGGTATCTGGCCCAGGGCAACGTGTCGCTGGTGCGCGAGGCGCTGCACGAGCGCGGGCTGCTGCGCAAGAATGCCCCGCACCTCGTCCGCGACCTGGGCTTCGTGGTGCCCGCCTACGAGTGGTGGGCGGGGCCGTTCTACGGCATCGGCCTGAAGCTGTACGACATCCTGGCCGGCAAACTGAACCTGGGCAGCAGCAAGTACCTCAGCCGGGAGGCGGCGCTGGAGCGCACCCCCACCCTCCAGCCGGAAGGGTTGATGGGCGGCATCCTGTACTTCGACGGCCAGTTCGACGACGCCCGCCTCGCCATCACGCTGCTGCGGACGCTGGAGGATCACGGCGGCGTGGCGCTGAACTACGCGCCGGTCGTGGGCCTGCTCAAGGAGGACGGGCGGGTCGTGGGTGCCCGTTTCCGCGACCTGGAAACCGGCCAGGAACACGAGGTCCGTGCCCGCGCCGTGGTGAACGCGACCGGGGTCTGGGTGGACGACATCCGCCGCATGGAGGACCCGGCGGCCAAACCGATGCTCTCGCCCAGCCAGGGGGCGCACGTGGTGGTGGACCGGCGTTTCCTACCCGGTGACAGCGCCATCATGATCCCGCGCACCGACGACGGGCGCGTGCTGTTCGCGGTCCCCTGGCACGACCACGTGGTGATCGGCACCACCGATACCGCCGTGCCCGGCACCAGCTTCGAGCCGCGCCCACTGGAGGAGGAAATCGAGTTCATCCTGGGGACCGCCGGGCGGTACATGAATCCGGCCCCGACGCGGGCGGACGTGCTGAGTGCCTATGCCGGGCTGCGGCCCCTGGTCAGCAACGAGAAGACGGACGGCGTGGGTTCGACGGCGTCGCTCTCGCGCGACCACGTCATCCGCATCTCGCCGGGCGGCCTGATCACCCTGACGGGCGGCAAGTGGACCACCTACCGCCGCATGGGCGAGGACACCGTGAACCGCGCCGAGCATCTGGCGGGCCTGCCCGAGCGCCTGACCATCACGCCGGGGCTGCACCTGCACGGCTGGTCGGAAGAACCCCGCGAGGACCACTGGAAGGTCTACGGGACCGACGCCGAGCGGATTCAGGCCCTCTCCGGTGCCGATATCCGGCTGCACCCCGAGCTGCCCTACACCGAGGCCGAACTGCGCTGGGGCGTGCGCCACGAGGAGGCCCGCACCGTCGAGGACCTGCTGGCCCGCCGCACCCGCGCCCTGCTGCTCAACGCCCGCGCCAGCATCGAGGCCGCTCCCCGCGCCGCCGCCATCCTGGCCGAGGAACTGGGGAAGGACGAGGCCTGGGCGCGGGCGCAGGTGCAGGCGTACCGGGACCTGGCGCAGGGCTATCTGCTCTGA
- the galT gene encoding galactose-1-phosphate uridylyltransferase: MYKAEFLKPDGRALTLYGTAPVTVSGPIPSPGDAVEARPQMRWHPLRGEWVMYAAHRLNRTFLPPPEYNPLAPTHDPEHPTELPQGDYDIAVFDNRFPSLTLDAPTPDPVPGTDVRAGIGKCEVVVFSQNPTGTLGGLPAEQVRLLLDVWADRTTELGRDPRLKYVLPFENRGVEVGVTLQHPHGQIYAYDHLPPVQERALAQMRAYHEQHGRPWLEDFVRQEREAGLRLVRDGGEALSVVPPFARFTYETWVLPTRAVSLLSELEGGERDALAAALKDALLRLDALFGVRMPYLLTVQQAPVDGQAYPEWPLRIELSPYLRAPGRMKYLAGTEQGAGEFVNDALPEQKAAELREVKYETHSD, translated from the coding sequence ATGTACAAGGCAGAGTTTCTGAAACCGGATGGCCGCGCCCTCACCCTCTACGGCACCGCGCCCGTCACGGTCAGCGGTCCCATTCCCAGCCCCGGTGACGCGGTGGAGGCCCGCCCGCAGATGCGCTGGCATCCGCTGCGCGGCGAGTGGGTGATGTACGCGGCACACCGCCTGAACCGCACCTTCCTGCCGCCGCCCGAGTACAACCCGCTGGCCCCCACCCACGACCCCGAACATCCCACCGAACTGCCGCAGGGCGACTACGACATCGCCGTGTTCGACAACCGCTTTCCCAGTCTGACGCTGGACGCGCCCACGCCGGACCCGGTGCCCGGCACCGATGTGCGGGCGGGTATCGGCAAGTGCGAGGTCGTGGTCTTCAGCCAGAACCCGACCGGCACGCTGGGCGGGCTGCCCGCCGAACAGGTGCGGCTGCTGCTGGACGTGTGGGCCGACCGGACCACCGAACTGGGGCGCGACCCGCGGCTGAAGTACGTGCTGCCCTTCGAGAACCGCGGCGTGGAGGTGGGCGTCACCCTGCAACACCCGCACGGGCAGATTTACGCCTACGACCACCTCCCCCCCGTGCAGGAGCGGGCGCTCGCGCAGATGCGGGCGTATCACGAGCAACATGGGCGGCCCTGGCTGGAAGACTTCGTGCGCCAGGAACGGGAAGCGGGGCTGCGGCTGGTGCGCGACGGAGGAGAGGCGCTGAGCGTGGTCCCGCCCTTCGCGCGCTTCACCTACGAGACGTGGGTGCTGCCCACCCGCGCCGTCTCGCTGCTGTCCGAGCTGGAAGGCGGCGAGCGGGACGCGCTGGCGGCGGCCCTTAAGGACGCGCTGCTGCGGCTGGACGCCCTTTTCGGGGTGCGGATGCCCTACCTGCTGACCGTGCAGCAGGCCCCGGTGGACGGCCAGGCCTACCCCGAGTGGCCGCTGCGCATCGAACTCTCGCCCTACCTGCGCGCGCCGGGCCGCATGAAGTACCTGGCCGGAACCGAGCAGGGCGCGGGCGAGTTCGTGAACGACGCCCTGCCCGAGCAGAAGGCCGCCGAACTGCGGGAGGTGAAGTATGAAACCCATTCCGATTAG